The proteins below come from a single Takifugu flavidus isolate HTHZ2018 chromosome 6, ASM371156v2, whole genome shotgun sequence genomic window:
- the LOC130527172 gene encoding inward rectifier potassium channel 4-like isoform X2: MEVEEGGRERLGADEGRGALSVRGANEPVLHNSCRSSPSCRLGLDLSTGRSSPSCRLGLDLSTGRLRSRFVKKNGQCNVVFDNMEDKQRRYLADIFTTCVDIRWRYLLLIFTTTFLLSWLLFGLIFWGVALAHGDFDAPPPLKEGGPQTRAGEGDTERRPCILHIQGFIGAFLFSIETQTTIGYGFRCVTEECPVAVVTVVVQSIVGCIVDSFMIGTIMAKMVRPKKRAQTLLFSHHAVIALRDGKLCLMWRLGNMRKSHIVEAHVRAQLIRPHVTAEGEYLPLEQTDIDVGYDDGLDRLFLVSPLVVVHEINRSSPLYNMSRADLQREDFEIVVILEGMVEATAMTTQARSSFLAKEILWGHRFEPLVFEKGDRFHVDYSRFHKTYEVPSTPHCSARELGRMTSHGGSSSSASSYSRSPSPLVPKAKRHLLGPRSPSAFCYENEVALCCGDDDEQVDEEAGSTRGDRGVAAFVGDQTAEMLCVLDSANQLGLDRLQPVLPLYISRESGV; the protein is encoded by the coding sequence ATGGAGGTCGAGGAAGGAGGGCGAGAGCGTCTGGGAGCCGATGAAGGGCGGGGGGCTCTGTCGGTGAGGGGGGCCAACGAGCCTGTCCTCCACAACAGCTGCCGCTCCTCGCCCTCCTGTCGCCTGGGCCTGGACCTGAGCACCGGCCGCTCCTCGCCCTCCTGTCGCCTGGGCCTGGACCTGAGCACCGGCCGCCTGCGCAGCCGCTTCGTGAAGAAGAACGGCCAGTGCAACGTGGTGTTCGACAACATGGAGGACAAGCAGCGGCGGTACCTGGCGGACATTTTCACCACCTGTGTGGACATACGCTGGCGCTACCTCCTGCTCATTTTCACCACcaccttccttctctcctggcTGCTGTTCGGCCTCATCTTCTGGGGGGTGGCGCTGGCCCACGGAGACTTTGATGCGCCCCCCCCTCTAAAAGAAGGAGGCCCCCAAACCCGAGCAGGGGAAGGCGACACTGAGCGGCGGCCGTGCATCCTCCACATACAGGGCTTCATAGGGGCGTTCCTGTTCTCCATCGAGACCCAGACCACCATCGGATACGGGTTTCGATGCGTGACTGAAGAGTGCCCGGTTGCTGTGGTAACCGTGGTGGTGCAGTCCATCGTGGGCTGCATCGTGGACTCCTTCATGATCGGCACCATCATGGCAAAGATGGTGCGGCCGAAGAAGCGAGCCCAGACGCTCCTGTTCTCGCACCACGCCGTCATCGCCCTGCGGGACGGGAAGCTGTGCCTCATGTGGCGCCTGGGCAACATGCGCAAGAGCCACATCGTGGaggcgcacgtgcgcgcgcagcTCATCAGGCCGCACGTGACGGCGGAGGGCGAGTACCTCCCGCTGGAGCAGACGGATATCGACGTGGGCTACGACGACGGGCTGGACCGGCTCTTCTTGGTCTCGCCGCTCGTGGTGGTCCACGAGATCAACCGGAGCAGCCCGTTGTACAACATGAGCCGCGCCGACCTGCAGCGGGAGGACTTCGAGATCGTGGTCATCCTGGAGGGCATGGTGGAGGCCACCGCCATGACCACTCAGGCCCGTAGCTCCTTCCTCGCCAAGGAGATCCTGTGGGGCCACCGCTTCGAGCCTCTGGTCTTCGAAAAGGGCGATCGCTTCCACGTGGACTACTCTCGCTTCCATAAGACCTACGAAGTGCCATCTACGCCTCACTGCAGTGCCCGGGAACTGGGCCGGATGACCAGCCACGggggctcctccagctccgcctccagctacTCCAGGTCGCCGTCGCCGTTGGTCCCGAAGGCAaagcgccacctgctgggccCTCGTTCCCCGAGCGCCTTCTGCTACGAGAACGAGGTGGCGCTGTGCTGTGGAGACGACGACGAGCAGGTGGACGAGGAGGCGGGGAGCAccaggggggacagaggagtGGCGGCGTTTGTGGGGGATCAGACGGCAGAGATGTTGTGCGTCCTGGACTCTGCCAATCAGCTCGGCCTGGACCGCCTCCAGCCCGTCCTCCCGCTGTACATCAGCAGAGAATCAGGGGTTTGA
- the LOC130527172 gene encoding inward rectifier potassium channel 4-like isoform X1: MVGSVRPDLHHCPRRHSVLITGAMGAVRIHRYSIVSTDEDTLKISSLGLHNGHSPLSQHSGSCMEVEEGGRERLGADEGRGALSVRGANEPVLHNSCRSSPSCRLGLDLSTGRSSPSCRLGLDLSTGRLRSRFVKKNGQCNVVFDNMEDKQRRYLADIFTTCVDIRWRYLLLIFTTTFLLSWLLFGLIFWGVALAHGDFDAPPPLKEGGPQTRAGEGDTERRPCILHIQGFIGAFLFSIETQTTIGYGFRCVTEECPVAVVTVVVQSIVGCIVDSFMIGTIMAKMVRPKKRAQTLLFSHHAVIALRDGKLCLMWRLGNMRKSHIVEAHVRAQLIRPHVTAEGEYLPLEQTDIDVGYDDGLDRLFLVSPLVVVHEINRSSPLYNMSRADLQREDFEIVVILEGMVEATAMTTQARSSFLAKEILWGHRFEPLVFEKGDRFHVDYSRFHKTYEVPSTPHCSARELGRMTSHGGSSSSASSYSRSPSPLVPKAKRHLLGPRSPSAFCYENEVALCCGDDDEQVDEEAGSTRGDRGVAAFVGDQTAEMLCVLDSANQLGLDRLQPVLPLYISRESGV, from the exons ATGGTTGGAAGTGTCCGCCCGGACCTGCACCACTGCCCTCGCAGACACAGCGTACTGATCACAGGTGCCATGGGAGCTGTGCGCATCCACAG ATACAGCATTGTTTCCACAGATGAAGATACCCTGAAGATCTCCAGCCTGGGCCTCCACAATGGCCACAGCCCCCTGAGTCAGCACTCGGGCTCCTGCATGGAGGTCGAGGAAGGAGGGCGAGAGCGTCTGGGAGCCGATGAAGGGCGGGGGGCTCTGTCGGTGAGGGGGGCCAACGAGCCTGTCCTCCACAACAGCTGCCGCTCCTCGCCCTCCTGTCGCCTGGGCCTGGACCTGAGCACCGGCCGCTCCTCGCCCTCCTGTCGCCTGGGCCTGGACCTGAGCACCGGCCGCCTGCGCAGCCGCTTCGTGAAGAAGAACGGCCAGTGCAACGTGGTGTTCGACAACATGGAGGACAAGCAGCGGCGGTACCTGGCGGACATTTTCACCACCTGTGTGGACATACGCTGGCGCTACCTCCTGCTCATTTTCACCACcaccttccttctctcctggcTGCTGTTCGGCCTCATCTTCTGGGGGGTGGCGCTGGCCCACGGAGACTTTGATGCGCCCCCCCCTCTAAAAGAAGGAGGCCCCCAAACCCGAGCAGGGGAAGGCGACACTGAGCGGCGGCCGTGCATCCTCCACATACAGGGCTTCATAGGGGCGTTCCTGTTCTCCATCGAGACCCAGACCACCATCGGATACGGGTTTCGATGCGTGACTGAAGAGTGCCCGGTTGCTGTGGTAACCGTGGTGGTGCAGTCCATCGTGGGCTGCATCGTGGACTCCTTCATGATCGGCACCATCATGGCAAAGATGGTGCGGCCGAAGAAGCGAGCCCAGACGCTCCTGTTCTCGCACCACGCCGTCATCGCCCTGCGGGACGGGAAGCTGTGCCTCATGTGGCGCCTGGGCAACATGCGCAAGAGCCACATCGTGGaggcgcacgtgcgcgcgcagcTCATCAGGCCGCACGTGACGGCGGAGGGCGAGTACCTCCCGCTGGAGCAGACGGATATCGACGTGGGCTACGACGACGGGCTGGACCGGCTCTTCTTGGTCTCGCCGCTCGTGGTGGTCCACGAGATCAACCGGAGCAGCCCGTTGTACAACATGAGCCGCGCCGACCTGCAGCGGGAGGACTTCGAGATCGTGGTCATCCTGGAGGGCATGGTGGAGGCCACCGCCATGACCACTCAGGCCCGTAGCTCCTTCCTCGCCAAGGAGATCCTGTGGGGCCACCGCTTCGAGCCTCTGGTCTTCGAAAAGGGCGATCGCTTCCACGTGGACTACTCTCGCTTCCATAAGACCTACGAAGTGCCATCTACGCCTCACTGCAGTGCCCGGGAACTGGGCCGGATGACCAGCCACGggggctcctccagctccgcctccagctacTCCAGGTCGCCGTCGCCGTTGGTCCCGAAGGCAaagcgccacctgctgggccCTCGTTCCCCGAGCGCCTTCTGCTACGAGAACGAGGTGGCGCTGTGCTGTGGAGACGACGACGAGCAGGTGGACGAGGAGGCGGGGAGCAccaggggggacagaggagtGGCGGCGTTTGTGGGGGATCAGACGGCAGAGATGTTGTGCGTCCTGGACTCTGCCAATCAGCTCGGCCTGGACCGCCTCCAGCCCGTCCTCCCGCTGTACATCAGCAGAGAATCAGGGGTTTGA